TGCCGATCCTCGGCTCGCTGGTGCTGCTGGCCCTCAAGGGCCCTGTCGCCCGCCTCGTCGGCTACGGCTTCGCCCTCACCACGGCCATCCTGGGCGTGCTGGCGTTCATCCTGCATTCGCAGGGTGCCGCGCTCGCCGAGCAGGCGCAGTGGATCCCTGCGATCGGCGCCTACTACGCGCTCGACCTCGACGGCATGGGCGCCCTCCTGGTGCTCATGACCGTCATCCTCGTGCCCATCGTTCTGCTCGCTGAGTGGAAGGTCGGCGAGACGGAGAACGCGCGCTGGGGCACCGGCACCTTCGTGGCGCTGGCGCTGCTCCTCGAGGGCTTCGCCCTCTTCGTGTTCATGGCCGGCGACGTCCTGCTGTTCTACCTCGCCTTCGAGGCGACGCTGATCCCGACCTACTTCCTGATCGCCGGCTTCGGCGGGGTCCGCCGCCGGGCCGCCGCGCTGAAGTTCCTGATCTACTCGCTGGTCGGTGGCCTCGTCATGCTGGTCGCCATCGCCGGGCTCTACGCGGTCACCGCCGCGGAGGGCACGCCGACGTTCCTGATCAACGACCTGGCGACGCTCGGTATCGACGGCACCATCGGCCGCTGGCTCTTCGTGGGCTTCTTCTTCGCGTTCGCGGTGAAGGCGCCGATGGCCGGCCTGCACACGTGGCTCCCCGACGCCGCCGAGCAGGCGACGCCGGGTACCTCGACCCTGCTCGTCGGCATCCTGGACAAGATCGGCACGTTCGGCATGATCCGGATCTGCCTCTCGGTGTTCCCCGAGGCGACCCAGTGGGCGACTCCGCTGATCCTGATCTGGGCCGTGGTCTCCGTGCTCTACGGCGCCATCATGGCGTTCGGCGCCAAGGACCTCCTGCGGCTCGTCTCCTACACCTCGATCAGCCACTTCGGCTTCATGGTCTTCGGTATCTTCGCCCTGACCTCGCAGTCGATCAGCGGCTCGATCTTCTACATGCTCAACCACGGTCTGTCGACCGCGGCCATGTTCCTGGTGGTCGGCTTCATGATCGCGCGGCGTGGTTCCGCCGACATCGACGCCTTCGGCGGTGTGCAGAAGGTGGCCCCCGTGCTGGCCGGTGTGCTCCTGACGTCGGGCCTGACGGCGCTGGCGCTTCCCGGCATGGGCAGCTTCGTGTCCGAGTTCCTGGTCATGGCCGGGGCCTGGCAGCGCTACCCGATCCACACCGCGTTCATCACGCTCGGCATGGTGCTGGCCGCCGTGTACGTGCTGCGGATGTACCTGCGCACGATGACGGGCCCGGTGACGGAGCAGGTCTCCACCCACATCACCACCGATCTCACGCTGCGGGAGAAGGCGGTCGTCGCGCCGCTGCTCATCCTGCTGATCGTGTTCGGCTTCTTCCCGAAGCCGCTGCTCTCGGTCGCGGATGACGCGGCGACGCAGACGATGGCCCTCGTCGGCGTGGCCGACCCCGCCCCGCAGGTTCAGGAAGGCAACCGATGATCAACCTGTTGGAATTCCCGCAGCGACGCTGGAGTGGATGGAACTGTCCCCGCTCCTGGTGCTGCTGATCGCGGGCTCCCTCGGCATCCTGCTGGAGGCGCTGGTGCCGCGGTCCGCCCGCTACGTGGTCCAGTCCGGGCTGGCTCTGCTGTCGGTCGGTGCCGCCCTGGCGCTGACGGTGATCAACTGGTCCGCCGGAAACATCCTGCTGGCAGGCATGGACCTCGTGGCACTGGACGGCGCCGCCTACCTGTTCTGGACCGTCCTCCTCATCGCCGGACTCGGCGGCGTCGCGCTCTTCGCAGAGCGCGGCTACGGGGGCCAGTCCGCGTTCGCATCGTCCGCGGCCACCGTCCCCGGCTCGCCACTGGAGCGCGAGGCCGACCGGCAGGGCAACGAGCACACCGAGATCTTCCCGCTGCTGCTGTTCGCCCTGTTCGGCATGATGCTCTTCACGTCCGCGAACAACCTGCTGGTGCTGTTCGTGGCTGTCGAGATCCTCTCGCTGCCGCTGTACCTGCTGACCGCCATGGCCCGCCGCCGTCGCCTCCTCAGCCAGGAGGCCGCGCTGAAGTACTTCCTGCTGGGCTCGCTGGCCTCGGCGATCATGCTCTACGGCGTGGCGCTGCTCTACGGCTACGCCGGCAGCCTGCAGCTCAGCGGCCTGGACCAGGCTCTGGCCGCCGGTGCGGGCAGCCGTCCGCTGCTCCTGACCGGTCTGCTGCTGACCTCGGTCGGCGTCCTGTTCAAGATGGGCGCGGTGCCGTTCCATGCCTGGACCCCGGACGCCTACATGGGTGCCCCGACGCCGGTCACCGGCTTCATGGCTGTCGCCACGAAGACCGCCGCCGTCGCCGGCCTCATGCGGGTCTTCTACGTCGGCCTGGGGGCCGAGCAGTGGACCTGGCAGATCCTGTTCGCCACCGTCGCCATCATGACCATGGTCCTTGGCGTCACCGTCGCCCTGTCGCAGAACGACATCAAGCGCCTGCTCGCCTACTCGTCCATCGCGCACGCCGGGTTCATCCTGGTCGGCGTCGTCGGCGCGGTCCCTGCGGCCGAGGGCGTCGCTGTGTCGTCGGTCGGGGCCGTCGCGTTCTACATGCTGACCTACGGGATCGCGACGCTCGGCGCCTTCGCCATCGTGACGATGGTCCGTCGCTCCGGCGGCGAGGCCAACTCGATCGACGCGTGGAAGGGGCTGGGCAAGCGCAACCCCATCGTTGCGGCGCTCATGACGCTGTTCATGCTGTCCTTCGCCGGCATCCCGCTGACGGCCGGATTCATCGGCAAGCTCACCGTCTTCGCGTCCGCGTGGGCCGGTGGCTACGGCTGGCTGGTGCTGGTGGCCGTCGTGATGAGCGCGATCGCCGCGGTCTTCTACTTCAAGGTCATCGTGGCCATGTGGTTCCAGGACGCCGATCCGGCATCCGTCGGCATCGTCGAGGTGCCGTCCCTGTGGACCTGGTGCCTGCTGGCCGTCACGGGCGCAGCGACGTTCATCCTGGGTATCATCCCGGGTGGGCTGCTGACGCTCTTCGGGGGCGTCACGTCCCAGTTCATCCGCTGACCTGACTGAGGAGAAGACCCGTGGCCGAGGCCGCACTCGAGGCTGACCTCGCCGCCCTGCTGGAGACCTTCGAGCAGCAGCTCGTGGAGTCCGCCGTCGCCGGTTCCCCGTTCGTGACGGAGGCCGCCCGGCACATCATCGACGCAGGGGGCAAGCGGTTCCGTCCGCTGCTCGTGTTCCTGTCGTCGCGCTTCGGCGGTGACACCGACCGGGACGACCTGATGCGGGCGGCGCTCGTCATGGAGCTCACCCACGTGGCGAGCCTCTACCACGACGACGTCATGGACGCCGCCGACCTGCGTCGCGGTGCACCGTCGGCCAACAGGCTGTGGGGCAACTCGGTCGCGATCCTCGTCGGAGACTTCCTGTTCGCCAGGGCGTCGACCACTGTGGCCGAGCTGGGCGTCGAGTACGTCATGTTGCAGGCGGAGACGTTCTCCCGGCTGGTGCAGGGGCAGATCGCGGAGACCAAGGGTCACGCCGCCGGCGAGGACCCGCTGGCCCACTATCTGCAGGTCATCGCGGACAAGACCGGCTCACTCATCGCCGCGTCCGCGCGCTTCGGGGGCATGGTCTCGGGCGCCTCGCCGGAGACGCTCGCGGCCCTGTCGGCGTTCGGGGAGGAGGTCGGCCTGGTGTTCCAGCTGTCCGACGACCTCATCGACATCACCTCCACCAGCACAGGCAAGACGCCGGGCACCGACCTGCGCGAAGGCGTCCCGACGCTGCCGGTGCTGATGCTCCGGGCCGAGGCCGACCCCGCCGACGCGGACCTGCTGGCACTCATCGAGGGGGACCTCGACTCCGATGAGGCCCTGGCCGAGGCGCTCGCCGCGCTCCGGGCCCATCCCGTCATGGCCCGTGCCAAGGCGGAGGTGGAGCGGCATGCGGAGATCGCCCGCGGCCACCTGGCGGGGCTGCCCGAGGGAGAGGCCAAGGACGCACTCCTTCGCGTGTGCGCGGAACTGGTCGACCGCACCAACTGAGCGGCGGTCGACGGTCCCTCCCGGGTTCCAGGCGGATCACCCTCGGCGGGTGATGCCGGTCCCTGGCCGGGTGGGTAGGGTGGGTAGGCGTGCGCACCGTGCGCCCACGAACCCGAAGGGACACCACCGTGTCTGAGCTCATCATCATCGGCTACGACGACCACGAGACCGCCGAGCGCGCCCAGGAGGAGGTCCTGCGGCTCCGCCGCGACTTCGTCGTGGAGCTGTCCGGCATCGCCGTCGTCCGCGTCGACGACGACGGCAAGAAGCACATCGACACCCCGGGCGCCGTCGTGGCCGCCTCCGCGACGGGCGGCGCGCTCTGGGGCATGATCGTCGGGCTGCTGTTCCTGGTGCCCGGCGTGGGCCTCCTCATCGGCGGCGCCTGGGGTGCCCTGTCCGGGGCGGCGGCGAAGGCAGGCATCAACCGTGACCTGCGCTCCAGGGTGGACGGGCTCCTGTCGCCAGGGAAGGCGGCCCTCGTGGTGATGGCCCGCAAGCTCACCGAGGACAAGTTCGCCGCCGCGCTGGCCCCCTACGGCGGCACCGTGCTGAAGACGTCGCTGTCCGATGAGAACGAGCGGCTGCTCGCCGAGGAGCTCAGCACCGAGGAGGCCGGGACGCAGGCCTGAGTCGGCCGTCCCACCCAGCCAGGAAGCAGGGGCCCACACGTGACCGACGCCGTCCTCACGCTGATCATTCTCGGCCTCGCAGTCGTCCTCTTCGCCGTCGACCGGCTCCCCGTGGCCGGCGTCGCGCTCATCGTCCCGCTGGCGCTGTGGGGGACAGGGGTGCTGGACCTCGGAGAGGCGGTCGGCGGGTTCGGCGACCCGGTCGTCCTCTTCATCGCGTCGCTGTTCGTCGTGAGCGAGGCGCTCGATGCGAGCGGGGTGACGGCCTGGGTGGGGAACTTCGTGATCGAGCACGGCGGTCAGGGCCGGGCGCGGCTGCTGGTTGTCATCATGGTGACCGTCGCCGTCCTGACGGCGCTGATCAGCCCCAACGGTGCGGTCGCGGCGATGACCCCTGTCGTCGTCGTGATCGCGCTGCGGTCGGGCCGGTCGCCCTCCGAGATGCTGCTGCCGACCGCCTTCGCGGCCCACGCGGGCTCCCTGCTCCTGCTCACCGGCTCCCCGGTGACCGTCCTGGCCTCCGACGCCATCGCCGACCAGGGTGGCAGGCAGCTCGGGCTGCTCGACATCGCGCTGATCGGTGGCCCGTTGCTGGTCTTCACGATCGCCGTCGTGCTCTTCGTGCCCCGCCTCATCCCGCACCGGACGGCGCCGGGGGTGCTGCGGGACCTCGGCGAGCACGGCGCACTGCTGGGGCGGCACTACGGCGTGGGGACCGAGGACCTCCTCTCCAAGGCGGAGGGCGCGGCGGAGTTCATCGTCCCGCCCAGGTCGCCGCTGGTCGGGGACCCCGTGTACCGGGGAATGCACAACGAGGCGGGCGACCTGGTCGTCGTGGCGATCCATCACAAGGGGACGGACGTCCAGGAGCGGCACAGCCTCGTCGCCGGCGACACGCTGCTGCTGCGCGGCCCCTGGGAGGCGCTGGAGGCCATGGCGGCCAGGGGCGAGCTGATCGCCGTCGACGCCCCTGAGGCGGTCCGGCGGCAGGCCGTGCCGCTGGGCCGCGGTGCCCGCAGGACGTTGGCCGTGCTCGCCGGCATGGTGATCCTGCTGGCGACGGGGTTGGTGCCCCCGCCGGTCGTCGGGATCGTGGCAGCGCTGCTGCTCGTCGTCCTCGGGGTGCTGAGCGTCGAGCAGGCCTACCACGGGATCTCGTGGACGACCGTGATCCTCGTCGGCGGCATGTTGTCGCTGTCCGCCGCCATGCAGAGCAGCGGGGCGGCCGGCATGCTGGCGGAGGCGCTCGTCACCCTCGTCGGCGATGCGGGCCCGTACGCGTTGCTGGCCGGGATGTTCGTCATCACCGCCGTGCTCGGGCAGCTGATCAGCAACACGGCCACGGCCCTCGTCATGATCCCGATCGGCATCTCGGCGGCGGAGCAGCTCGGCGTGTCGTACGTGCCCTCGTGGTCGCCATCGCCGTCTTCGCCGCCGGCGCCCTCCTCACCCCGATCGCCACGCCGGCGAATCTGATGGTGATGGAGGCCGGCGGCTACCGGTTCGGCGACTACTGGAAGCTCGGCCTGCCGTTGCTGCTCGGCTACGGCGCGGCCGGCATTTTCCTCGTGCCGCTCATCTGGCCCCTGTGACGCTTACCAGATCGTGACGCGGTCCTCGGGGGCCAGCCACAGAGCGTCGCCCTCCCGGACGTCGAACGCTGCGTAGAACGCGTCGAGGTTGCGGACGATCTGGTTGCAGCGGAACTCGCTGGGGGAGTGCGGGTCCGTGGCCAGCAGCATCCGCGCCGCCTCCGGGCGGCGCTTGCCCCGCCAGGCCTGCGCCCAGCCGAGGAAGAAGCGCTGCGCCGGGGTCAGGCCGTCGATCGGCGCGCCGGCGGGATCTCCTCCGGCGCGGAGCCATGCGGCGTAGGCGATGCCGAGGCCGCCGAGGTCGCCGATGTTCTCGCCGACGGTGAGCTTCCCGTTGACGCCGGTCGTCCCGGTCACGCCGTCGGGCTGCAGCCCTCGAACTGGTCGACGAGCCGGCCGGCGAGCCCTCGAAGGCCTCGCGGTCCGCGGGCTGCCACCAGTCGCGGAGCCTGCCGTCGCCGTCGCAGGTGGACCCCTTGTCGTCGAAGCCGTGGCCGATCTCGTGGCCGATCACGGCGCCGATGGCGCCGTAGTTGACGGCGTCGTCGGCGTCGGCGTTGAAGAACGGCGGCTGCAGGATGGCGGCGGGGAAGACGATCTCGTTGCGCAGCGGGTGGTAGTAGGCGTTGACGGTCTGCGGGAACATCTGCCACTCGTCGCGGTCCACCGGTCGGCCCGCCCGGCCCATGGTCCAGTCCAGCTCGAACGAGTTGGCGGCCAGCACGTTGGCGATCAGGTCGTCCGGGTCGACGGTGAGCGCCGAGTAGTCGCGCCACTTCGCCGGATAGCCGATCTTGGGGGTGAACTGGGCCAGCTTGCGCAGGGCCTCTGCCCTGGTGTCGTCGGTCATCCAGTCGAGGGTGGAGATCGAGTCGTGGTAGGCGAGCAGCAGGTTCGACACCAGGGTGTCCATCGCCGCCTTCTTCTCCGGCGCGAAGTGCCGCTGCACGTAGAGCCGGCCGATCGCCTCGCCGAGGACGCCCTCGGTGAATGCGACCCCACGCTTCCAGCGGGGCCGCTGCTCCTCGTTGCCGGAGAGCGTGCGCTCGTAGAAGTCGAACCGTGCGGTCACGAACTCGTCGCTGAGGTACGGGGCGAGGCCGGAGACGGCCTTCCAGCGCGCCCAGCTCTGCCACGCGGTCAGCGGCTCCGACGCCAGCAGCGGCGTGGCCCCCTCCAGGAACGACGGCTGCGACACGATCAGCTGCTCCAGCCGGTCGGCCGGGATCCCCGCGCCAGCCAGGAACGAGTCCCAGTCGAAGTCGGGCGTCGCGGCACGCACCTCCGCCAGGGTCATCGGGTTGTACATGGCGCGGAGGTCGCGCAGCCGGACCCGGTCCCAGTGATGGGCGGCGATGCGGGTCTCGAGGGCGAGGACGGCGGCGGCCTGCTCTGCGGCGTCGCCGAAGCCGGCCAGTGTCAGCATGGTCTCGATGTGGGCGGTGTACTTCTCCCGGATCTCGGCGTGCTCGTCGAGACGGTAGTAGGCCTCGTCCGGCAGGCCGAGGCCGCCCTGGGTGAGGAACAGTGCGTAGCGGCCTGGGTCGCCGGGATCGGCCTCCTCGTACATGTACACCAGCGGGCTCAGCCCGTGCCGCAGGGACCAGCCGAGGTGGCGGACGAAGGCGGCGGCCGAATCGATGCGGCTGATGGAGTTCAGGATGGGGTGCAGCGGGGTCGCGCCCAGCGCCTCGATGCGTTCGGTGTTCATGAACGACCCGTACAGGGCGGCGACGCGGCCCTCGTCAGTGGTGCGGTCTCCCATGGGCAGGTCGACGATCAGCTGCAGCACGTCGCGCTCGGCCTGGTCATGCAGGTCGGTGAAGCCGCCGGCGGACGACTTGTCGGGCGCGATGGTAGCCGTGGCCAGCCAGGTGCCGTTCATGTACCGGAAGAGGTCGTCCTGGGGGCGGACCGACGGGTCTGCGTGTTCAAAGCTCAGCGCTGAAGTCATGTCTGCCAGCGTAGCGGGGCCCCGCGACGGTCAGTTCCAGGTCACCCAGACGTCGGCCCCCGTGGTGCCCGTCATCGCCGCCTGCGCCGTCGCGGTGTAGACCGTCGTCGTCCCGGCCGAGGTGGAACCATCGGCGAAGGTCATGCTCGCGTGGGCGGCGATGTTGACGGCCAGCACGGCATAGGCCTGGTCGTCCGCCGACAGGGTCGCCCTCGCGTTGGAGAAGGGCGCGTTGTCCAGGTGCCACTGCAGCGTCTGCGGCTGCTTGCGGACCTGCACGCTGACGGGGCAGCCCTCCGGCTGCGCCGAACTGGACGCCAGGCACGTGTTGAGGGAGCGGCGGGCGGCGTCGAGGAATGCGGAGCGCCCCGCCTCCGTGAGCTCCGGCGTGGCCGTCTGCGTGGACAGGTCGGCGCGCCACAGCGAGCGCACCGTGAAGTCGTTGGCGCTGGGGTAGTCGACGAAGGGAAGCCCCGTGGTCATGTCGTAGCGGCCGGGCACCAGTTCGTAGGTCTGGCCCGGCTGGACCTGCTGGCCGTTGATCAACAACGGCACGCTGCCGGAGCCGGCGAACTGGATGCGGACCTCGAGGGTGGTCCTCGTCAGCTGGAAGGCGCCTGAGTCGGTCCGGTTCAGCTGCATCGTGGCGTCCACCTGCTCGCCGCCGACCTGGTAGCGGACCTCGACCTCGGTGGCCTCGGGGTCGGTGGTCAGGATCTCGACGTCGCTGATCCGGCCGAGTTCCGCGGTGCGGGCGAAGACGGCCGGGCTGATGAGGGCCTCGCTGCCCGTCCCGCGCGGACCCATGGCCAGGGCGAGCTCGATGTCGCCGGCGGCCAGCGCGTCGAAGTAGCGGGAGACGACCTCCTGCGGGGTCGTGCTGGAGACCTGCTGGGAGTTCGTGGCGGTCGGCTTCACGATCACCTTGGGATCGTCGACGCGGGGCCGGAACCAGGTGACGTGCGCGAATCCCGCGAAGATGCCGAGCAGCAGGATCGCCACCAGACCGGCGAGCAGGCCGCGCACGGGCAGCGGCCGGCGCTGGGCCTCCTCCTCGACGACCGGCGCCTCGAAGCGGCTGTGGTCGCGGGCGCGGGTCAGGACGGACTGCATGCCGCGGGCGTCGAACTGTGGCTCGAGGCGTGGGGCGCCCGGCCCCGGCGCAGCCGCCCCCTGCGCCAGTGGTCGCACGGGGGTCGCCTGATGCTGGGGGCCGGCCGGGCCGCCGGAATGATCGGGGCGCGGGGCGGTGGGATGCCAACCGTCGCCGTGCCCCATGCTCATCGCTCGTCCGCCTCCCACGTGTCCGTGCCTGCGATCACCGAGGCTAGCGCCGCCGCGGGGTCAGGCGCCCTGACTGCGTCGATCTGCTCGCGTGTCAGGTCGTCGTAGGAGGGACGCTGCACGCGACGGAAGATACCG
The DNA window shown above is from Tessaracoccus defluvii and carries:
- the nuoN gene encoding NADH-quinone oxidoreductase subunit NuoN, producing the protein MPAATLEWMELSPLLVLLIAGSLGILLEALVPRSARYVVQSGLALLSVGAALALTVINWSAGNILLAGMDLVALDGAAYLFWTVLLIAGLGGVALFAERGYGGQSAFASSAATVPGSPLEREADRQGNEHTEIFPLLLFALFGMMLFTSANNLLVLFVAVEILSLPLYLLTAMARRRRLLSQEAALKYFLLGSLASAIMLYGVALLYGYAGSLQLSGLDQALAAGAGSRPLLLTGLLLTSVGVLFKMGAVPFHAWTPDAYMGAPTPVTGFMAVATKTAAVAGLMRVFYVGLGAEQWTWQILFATVAIMTMVLGVTVALSQNDIKRLLAYSSIAHAGFILVGVVGAVPAAEGVAVSSVGAVAFYMLTYGIATLGAFAIVTMVRRSGGEANSIDAWKGLGKRNPIVAALMTLFMLSFAGIPLTAGFIGKLTVFASAWAGGYGWLVLVAVVMSAIAAVFYFKVIVAMWFQDADPASVGIVEVPSLWTWCLLAVTGAATFILGIIPGGLLTLFGGVTSQFIR
- a CDS encoding DUF1269 domain-containing protein, which encodes MSELIIIGYDDHETAERAQEEVLRLRRDFVVELSGIAVVRVDDDGKKHIDTPGAVVAASATGGALWGMIVGLLFLVPGVGLLIGGAWGALSGAAAKAGINRDLRSRVDGLLSPGKAALVVMARKLTEDKFAAALAPYGGTVLKTSLSDENERLLAEELSTEEAGTQA
- a CDS encoding polyprenyl synthetase family protein; protein product: MAEAALEADLAALLETFEQQLVESAVAGSPFVTEAARHIIDAGGKRFRPLLVFLSSRFGGDTDRDDLMRAALVMELTHVASLYHDDVMDAADLRRGAPSANRLWGNSVAILVGDFLFARASTTVAELGVEYVMLQAETFSRLVQGQIAETKGHAAGEDPLAHYLQVIADKTGSLIAASARFGGMVSGASPETLAALSAFGEEVGLVFQLSDDLIDITSTSTGKTPGTDLREGVPTLPVLMLRAEADPADADLLALIEGDLDSDEALAEALAALRAHPVMARAKAEVERHAEIARGHLAGLPEGEAKDALLRVCAELVDRTN
- a CDS encoding NADH-quinone oxidoreductase subunit M, encoding MPFPLLTILALLPILGSLVLLALKGPVARLVGYGFALTTAILGVLAFILHSQGAALAEQAQWIPAIGAYYALDLDGMGALLVLMTVILVPIVLLAEWKVGETENARWGTGTFVALALLLEGFALFVFMAGDVLLFYLAFEATLIPTYFLIAGFGGVRRRAAALKFLIYSLVGGLVMLVAIAGLYAVTAAEGTPTFLINDLATLGIDGTIGRWLFVGFFFAFAVKAPMAGLHTWLPDAAEQATPGTSTLLVGILDKIGTFGMIRICLSVFPEATQWATPLILIWAVVSVLYGAIMAFGAKDLLRLVSYTSISHFGFMVFGIFALTSQSISGSIFYMLNHGLSTAAMFLVVGFMIARRGSADIDAFGGVQKVAPVLAGVLLTSGLTALALPGMGSFVSEFLVMAGAWQRYPIHTAFITLGMVLAAVYVLRMYLRTMTGPVTEQVSTHITTDLTLREKAVVAPLLILLIVFGFFPKPLLSVADDAATQTMALVGVADPAPQVQEGNR
- a CDS encoding SLC13 family permease; the protein is MTDAVLTLIILGLAVVLFAVDRLPVAGVALIVPLALWGTGVLDLGEAVGGFGDPVVLFIASLFVVSEALDASGVTAWVGNFVIEHGGQGRARLLVVIMVTVAVLTALISPNGAVAAMTPVVVVIALRSGRSPSEMLLPTAFAAHAGSLLLLTGSPVTVLASDAIADQGGRQLGLLDIALIGGPLLVFTIAVVLFVPRLIPHRTAPGVLRDLGEHGALLGRHYGVGTEDLLSKAEGAAEFIVPPRSPLVGDPVYRGMHNEAGDLVVVAIHHKGTDVQERHSLVAGDTLLLRGPWEALEAMAARGELIAVDAPEAVRRQAVPLGRGARRTLAVLAGMVILLATGLVPPPVVGIVAALLLVVLGVLSVEQAYHGISWTTVILVGGMLSLSAAMQSSGAAGMLAEALVTLVGDAGPYALLAGMFVITAVLGQLISNTATALVMIPIGISAAEQLGVSYVPSWSPSPSSPPAPSSPRSPRRRI